CAACGATGGTACGCCGATCGGTCAACATGGCTTGCGCGGCATGACATTGATACTTCAACGCCAGATTGGAAAGACAAACTGGCGAGGCTTCCAGAAAAAATCCATAAACAATTTCATGAGACCTTCTCTCAGCAGTATATGGAATATCTTGACAAAGGTCTCGGAGCATGTGTTCTGAGAAGACCCGAATTGTCAAAGATCGTAGCAGACGCTTTATTATATTTTAATGGTGATCGTTACCACATAGGCGATTTTGTGGTTATGCCTAATCATGTTCACTTATTGGTTTGCTTATTGCGTGACACCGATATTCTGAAACAATGTCGTTCATGGAAAAAGTTCAGTGCTGGTAGAATTAACAAAGTGCTTGGTAAAACAGGACGATTTTGGCAGGAAGAGAGTTTTGATCATCTCGTACGCTCACCTGAACAGTTCTGTGCAATCCAGCAATATATCCGGAAAAATCCGAGCCATCTTCGGAGTAGTGATTACTTTTTGTATCAGATTTATTAAAGTAGTAGGCACGCTCCGCGTGCCGTAAAACAGTGCTGTGGACGGCACGGCGGAGCGTGCCTACTACCTTTAAGACATTTTAAGGAGGAAAAGTCAATGTCAAATCAAACCACTATGGATGCACCAGTGACGATGACCCCTGAACAGAAATTTTTCTTTGATCTCCGCGGTTGGATTCTGTTGCCGTCGGTATTATCGGAGCTGGAAATTGAAGAAATGAAAGCAGAGGTCTATGCCGGTGCGAAACAGAGTTATCAAGGTGCACTCCAAACGCTCCTCGACCATCCTGCAATTGTAGGTGTTCTAAATGAAATTCTGTCCGAGGACCCTTTTGTGCACGAGGATTGCTATGGATTTCGATGTGAAGGGTCATTCACAACTGTGAGACCCCCCGGTTGGGATGTGTCGGAACGGGGCGATAACGGTCTTCCACACGTTGTGCGTCCACCGCAGCAGGCAAACGCGATGCGGTATCAGGTCGCTGGAGAGAAGATTTTCGCGGGACTGACGCGCGTCGTCTGGGAACTTGAGGAGGTCAAATCAGGGCAGGGAGCTACCTCTTTTCTCAGTGGATCGCATAAAGCGCATTTCAATTACGGAGGTCCTGACCGGTATCGTCCGAATATCAGTGAATCGCCGTGGGAAGCGAATATGCGCGAGATGATGGACGACTACAGTTGTCCACCCGGCTCTGTTGTCATCTTTACCGAAAGCCTCGTCCATGCGGCGAACGCTTGGACGAATCCATCGAACCCTCGATGTGCTGTCTTCAATTGCTACAACTCGATCTGGGCACAGTGGCATCGGCTCAACCTGAGCCACGAGATTATTGAAACAATGCCACCAAGGCGACAGTCCTTGTTCCGAGGCACATGGGCAATCGGCGGCGGTCCCGGCGGAAACCGTGCGTATTCGTTGGATAATAACACCACGTAATAATAATCGAGTTTACACAGAAATGTCAGTGGATTTCTAATCTTTTTTCTCAGTTGCTAACACCTGTGCACTTCGGGCGGGGACGTACAGTTGAATGGATTGTGTATGTCCCTCCACGGCTACGTCTTGCCACGGATACTGCTTGCCCTCGACAACACCATAGCCGCCGTAAGCAGTATCATCGGTATTCAGAATAAGGCGGTAATCTGCCCGTTGAGGCACGGGGATGCGCCAATCTGTGACCGATGCAGTCGGATGGAAGTTGAAGGCGAAGACGAGTCCTCCACGTTCGTAGATGACTTGTTTTGCGTCCTCATGGATAAATAAAAGATGAATGTTTTCGTCAGCGAACAGGCGGTACGATGCGTCAAGGTGTTGCAGGGCGCGATCGAAAGCGTTGAGGTGTTTGTAGTGGAGGGTGTCATCGTCGACGAGATGCCATTGCCTGCGCGCATGCCAGTAAGAATTATTGTTCCCCTCGCGCGGAAAGTCGATCCACTCGGGGTGTCCGAATTCGTTCCCCATGAAGTTGAGATACCCCTCGCCCCCTAAACTAAAGGTCACCAGTCGGATGAGTTTGTGGAGCGCGATGCCACGAGCGATGCGATGGTTTGTTGTGGAAACGCTCATGTGTGTGTAAAGTTCGGTGTCCATGAGTTGCATGGCAAGCGTCTTATCCCCAACGATGGCTTGGTCATGACTCTCGACATAAGCGATATGTTTCTCACCGGTCCGACGGTTGCGCAACATGCCGTAGATCTCGCCAATATGCCAATCTTCATCCTGTTTCTCTTTCAATAACTGAATCCAATAGTCCGGGATGCCCATTGCGAGCCGGTAATCGAAGCCGAGTCCACCCTCATCGATCGGACGCGCGAGACCCGGCATCCCACTCATATCTTCAGCAATCGAAATTGCGGTCGGATTGACAGCGTGAACCATCTCATTTGCCAACATCAGGTAGGCAATCGCGTCGAGTTCAACTTCGGCACTGAAATAATCCGCGTAGCCCTCGAATTCCCGATCTAACCCGTGGTCGCTATAGAGCATGCTTGTAATGCCGTCAAATCTGAAGCCATCGAACCGATAGGTCTCCAGCCAGTAGCGGATGTTGCTAAGGAGAAAGCGTTGCACTTCGTATTTGCTGTAGTCAAAGCAGCGCGAATCCCATGCGGTATGCTCACCCTTCTCACCGGCGTGGAAATAGTGGTGTGCCGTGCCGTCGAAACGGTTCAATCCTTCATTGAGGTTTTTGACGGCATGGCTATGGACCAGATCCATGATAACCCGTAGACCCATACCGTGCGCGGTGTCAATCAGTGCTTTGAGTTCCTCCGGTGTCCCGAAACGGCTGGAAACCGCGAAGAAATTGCTCACGTGGTATCCGAAACTCGCGTAATACGGATGTTCCATGACTGCCATCAGTTGCACGGCGTTATAGCCTAAATCAGCAATTCGGGGTAGTACGTTTTGCGTGAACTCATCGAACGTTCCGACCTTTTCT
The nucleotide sequence above comes from Candidatus Poribacteria bacterium. Encoded proteins:
- a CDS encoding 1,4-alpha-glucan-branching enzyme translates to MGKQHFTSKTVDGTALIKADPLLKPYRTQLRERFAHYQRFKAEIEKTGGILGEISQGHQYFGFNCGEKDGEIGVWYREWAPSAHALALIGDFNGWDRGAHPMSVDDYGVWHLFLPDRDYTDRLTHGSRVKVHVVSELGGLDRIPAYAQRVVQEGNADFTGQYWAPSFPYQWKHRTPRFDVHTEGLRIYEAHVGMAQEAEKVGTFDEFTQNVLPRIADLGYNAVQLMAVMEHPYYASFGYHVSNFFAVSSRFGTPEELKALIDTAHGMGLRVIMDLVHSHAVKNLNEGLNRFDGTAHHYFHAGEKGEHTAWDSRCFDYSKYEVQRFLLSNIRYWLETYRFDGFRFDGITSMLYSDHGLDREFEGYADYFSAEVELDAIAYLMLANEMVHAVNPTAISIAEDMSGMPGLARPIDEGGLGFDYRLAMGIPDYWIQLLKEKQDEDWHIGEIYGMLRNRRTGEKHIAYVESHDQAIVGDKTLAMQLMDTELYTHMSVSTTNHRIARGIALHKLIRLVTFSLGGEGYLNFMGNEFGHPEWIDFPREGNNNSYWHARRQWHLVDDDTLHYKHLNAFDRALQHLDASYRLFADENIHLLFIHEDAKQVIYERGGLVFAFNFHPTASVTDWRIPVPQRADYRLILNTDDTAYGGYGVVEGKQYPWQDVAVEGHTQSIQLYVPARSAQVLATEKKD